In a single window of the Agrobacterium vitis genome:
- the hemN gene encoding oxygen-independent coproporphyrinogen III oxidase yields the protein MPAKALLSKYAAAVPRYTSYPTAPHFHTGVDCGNYAQWLSLLGQGQTISLYIHIPYCDRLCWFCACHTKHTLKYEPITAYLTALFSEVENTARLVGREAVVTAVHLGGGSPTMLRPQDMVALMDRLRANFTFADDAEISVEMDPNDLDDARYDALASIGLTRASLGVQDFDPVVQKAINRLQTFEQTKSVVEQVRKRGATSVNCDILYGLPYQTLESLEKTVLDIVSLKPDRIALFGYAHVPWMKKHQTLIPENALPDIGMRYEQMVRASAMLVAAGYDAIGIDHFALPEDSLAIAARQKRLRRNFQGYTTDGADALIGLGASSISQLPQGYVQNMPATGEYQRLVSENGLAATRGIALSSDDRVRAAVIEQIMCEFGFSFAEIRQAFPDVAEDVIAEAKVFTASNGDDLCRIDRECFTLTPTGRLFARSVAATFDCYFSSGKARHSIAV from the coding sequence ATGCCAGCCAAAGCGCTTCTCTCAAAATATGCCGCCGCCGTTCCGCGCTACACGAGTTATCCGACGGCGCCGCATTTTCATACCGGTGTTGACTGTGGCAATTATGCGCAGTGGCTATCGCTGCTGGGGCAGGGGCAGACGATCTCTCTTTATATTCATATCCCCTACTGCGACAGGCTTTGCTGGTTTTGTGCCTGCCATACCAAACATACACTAAAGTATGAGCCGATAACTGCTTATCTTACCGCGCTTTTCAGCGAGGTCGAAAATACCGCCAGGCTCGTCGGTCGTGAAGCGGTGGTGACGGCTGTGCATCTTGGCGGTGGCTCTCCCACCATGCTGCGTCCGCAGGATATGGTGGCGCTGATGGATCGGCTCCGGGCAAATTTTACCTTTGCCGACGATGCGGAAATCAGCGTTGAAATGGACCCGAACGATCTCGACGATGCCCGCTACGACGCGCTTGCGTCCATTGGTTTGACGCGGGCAAGTCTCGGTGTCCAGGATTTCGACCCCGTGGTTCAGAAGGCGATCAACCGGCTCCAAACCTTCGAACAGACTAAATCAGTGGTTGAACAAGTGCGTAAGCGCGGCGCCACCTCGGTCAATTGCGATATTCTCTATGGTCTTCCCTATCAGACCCTCGAAAGTCTGGAGAAAACTGTCCTCGATATCGTGTCGTTGAAGCCGGATCGGATCGCGCTATTCGGCTATGCCCATGTGCCCTGGATGAAAAAGCATCAGACGCTGATTCCCGAGAACGCCTTGCCAGATATCGGCATGCGTTATGAACAGATGGTGCGGGCGTCAGCCATGCTGGTTGCGGCTGGTTATGATGCGATTGGCATCGACCATTTTGCATTGCCTGAGGATAGTCTGGCTATCGCGGCACGACAAAAGCGGCTGCGGCGTAATTTCCAGGGTTATACGACCGATGGGGCCGATGCCTTGATCGGACTTGGCGCTTCTTCGATCAGCCAACTACCGCAAGGCTATGTACAGAACATGCCCGCGACAGGAGAATATCAGCGTCTTGTCAGCGAAAACGGGCTTGCCGCCACAAGAGGTATTGCCCTGAGCAGCGATGATAGGGTGCGTGCCGCCGTTATCGAACAGATCATGTGCGAGTTCGGCTTTTCCTTTGCCGAGATCCGGCAGGCTTTTCCAGATGTCGCCGAGGATGTGATCGCAGAAGCCAAGGTATTCACGGCCTCCAACGGTGACGATCTCTGCCGGATCGACCGGGAGTGTTTTACTCTGACCCCAACCGGGCGGCTCTTTGCCCGCAGCGTCGCGGCAACGTTCGATTGCTACTTTTCCAGCGGCAAGGCCCGTCATTCCATTGCGGTTTGA
- a CDS encoding DUF1289 domain-containing protein produces the protein MTTAQASPPCATSPCIGICTLDETSAFCLGCRRSLDDIANWSRYSEQQRTAIMLSLRGSLPVEQD, from the coding sequence ATGACAACCGCTCAAGCCTCTCCGCCCTGCGCCACCTCGCCTTGCATTGGCATCTGCACTCTCGACGAGACCAGTGCATTCTGCCTGGGCTGCAGGCGCAGCCTGGACGATATCGCCAATTGGTCGCGCTATAGTGAGCAGCAACGGACGGCAATCATGCTGAGCTTGCGAGGGTCTCTGCCGGTAGAACAGGATTAG
- a CDS encoding acyl carrier protein, translated as MTATFDKVADIIAETSEIDRETITPESHTIDDLGIDSLDFLDIVFAIDKEFGIKIPLEQWTQDVNEGKVSTEEYFVLKNLCSKIDELRAAKA; from the coding sequence TTGACCGCTACATTTGACAAAGTTGCCGACATCATTGCTGAGACCAGCGAGATCGATCGGGAAACCATCACTCCTGAGAGCCACACGATCGACGACCTGGGAATCGACAGCCTCGATTTCCTCGACATCGTTTTCGCGATCGACAAGGAATTCGGCATCAAGATTCCGCTCGAACAGTGGACCCAGGACGTCAACGAGGGCAAGGTTTCCACGGAAGAATATTTCGTGCTGAAGAACCTCTGCTCCAAGATCGACGAACTCAGGGCTGCCAAGGCTTGA
- a CDS encoding BON domain-containing protein, producing the protein MIFAKHENAASTEDELRDLEERDIRDGWPYSDTPAAASDAPENRAYGETAGNFDRDTNGGYRIEEVDACGQEEAVKDGLSPATIGREDSDDIESRIAERFEAVDDMVLDNIEISVDGHTATLSGMVDTNEELRMAPRLALSVPGVRHVINEIEAMGVDAHQPDED; encoded by the coding sequence ATGATTTTTGCCAAGCATGAAAACGCTGCATCCACCGAAGACGAATTGCGGGATCTGGAAGAGCGCGATATTCGCGATGGCTGGCCTTATTCCGACACACCGGCAGCCGCCTCGGACGCGCCGGAAAATCGTGCTTACGGAGAAACCGCCGGTAATTTCGACCGTGATACCAATGGCGGCTACCGTATTGAAGAGGTCGATGCTTGCGGACAAGAAGAAGCGGTGAAGGATGGCTTGAGCCCCGCCACCATCGGCCGTGAAGACAGCGACGACATCGAAAGCCGCATTGCCGAACGGTTCGAGGCAGTCGACGACATGGTGCTCGACAATATCGAAATCAGCGTCGATGGCCATACAGCAACTCTGAGCGGCATGGTCGATACCAATGAAGAACTGCGAATGGCACCGCGTTTGGCACTGAGCGTTCCCGGTGTGCGTCATGTCATCAACGAGATCGAAGCCATGGGTGTCGATGCCCATCAGCCCGATGAGGACTGA
- a CDS encoding adenosylcobinamide-GDP ribazoletransferase, whose amino-acid sequence MTLTALVDDLARSLGFLSRLPISSRFFQNHSGEMSRTPRAFPLAGAVIAAPAGLLLALTLGLGASSLVAAFAAIGLQVLLTGALHEDGFADTADGLGGSSREKALDIMKDSRVGTFGVLALVFGVGLRVTALASLVNSLSPIHVALVMIGIAAVSRALMVWHWHALPPAKPDGVAASLGKPEDNTLYAALFLGLAVAVVTIAPVASFHPLAVMLVASGAAAFAANRLVLRKLGGQTGDTLGATQQICEIVALASIAMAL is encoded by the coding sequence ATGACCCTGACTGCACTTGTCGATGATCTCGCCCGTTCGCTCGGCTTCCTCAGCCGCCTGCCGATCTCGTCACGGTTTTTCCAAAACCATTCCGGCGAAATGAGCCGCACACCACGGGCCTTTCCGCTGGCAGGTGCAGTCATTGCCGCCCCGGCGGGCCTGTTGCTGGCGCTGACGCTGGGCCTTGGCGCCAGCAGTCTGGTCGCCGCTTTTGCAGCAATTGGTTTGCAAGTTTTGCTGACAGGCGCTCTGCATGAGGACGGCTTTGCCGACACAGCCGACGGCCTCGGGGGTTCCAGTCGCGAAAAAGCGCTGGACATCATGAAAGACAGCCGGGTCGGTACCTTTGGAGTTTTAGCCCTGGTGTTCGGCGTAGGTCTGCGGGTCACAGCGCTGGCCTCGCTGGTCAATAGTCTCTCCCCCATCCATGTTGCGCTGGTGATGATCGGCATTGCCGCCGTCAGCCGGGCGCTGATGGTTTGGCATTGGCATGCCCTGCCCCCGGCAAAACCCGATGGTGTCGCCGCATCGCTCGGCAAGCCGGAGGATAACACGCTGTATGCCGCCCTGTTCCTCGGCTTGGCCGTCGCGGTCGTCACCATCGCGCCCGTCGCCTCTTTTCATCCGCTGGCGGTGATGCTCGTCGCAAGTGGCGCAGCCGCCTTCGCGGCCAATCGGTTGGTCTTACGAAAGCTGGGAGGCCAGACTGGCGATACCCTAGGGGCAACCCAACAGATTTGTGAGATTGTCGCGCTGGCCAGTATCGCCATGGCCTTGTAA
- a CDS encoding beta-ketoacyl-ACP synthase, whose translation MTQSGFESRFKDHLGRPIIAVTGMGVITSLGQGLADNWAKLTGGVSGIHKITRFPTEGLNTRISGTVDFIDIPAINAVERSYAMARETTIEALAQAGLSGDFEGPLFLAAPPVEPEWDDRFALAERAPAESAEGHAYQRLLAAMRAEADPVFLEAVQFGSISERLADRFGTRGLPVTLSTACASGATAIQLGVEAIRQGRTDRALTVATDGSVGAEALIRFALLSALSTQNDPPEKASKPFSKDRDGFVIAEGAATLVLESLEAAIARGAKVLGIMKGCGEKADHFHRTRSSPDGGPAIATIRAALDDAGLSDDGIGYINAHGTSTPENDKMEYGAMLSVFGERLKDQIPVSSNKSMIGHTLTAAGAVEAVFSIQTMLTGTLPPTINYTNPDPTVELDVVPNVKRDAQVSAVLSNSFGFGGQNASLVMTLEPA comes from the coding sequence ATGACACAATCCGGTTTCGAGTCCCGCTTCAAGGATCATCTCGGTCGTCCGATCATCGCCGTCACCGGCATGGGCGTCATCACCTCTCTTGGTCAAGGGCTTGCCGACAATTGGGCAAAGCTGACCGGTGGCGTGTCCGGCATCCACAAGATCACCCGGTTTCCGACCGAAGGGCTGAATACCCGCATCAGCGGCACGGTGGACTTCATCGATATTCCAGCCATCAATGCCGTTGAACGTTCCTATGCCATGGCACGGGAAACCACCATCGAGGCGCTGGCTCAGGCTGGTCTGTCCGGCGATTTCGAAGGTCCGCTGTTTCTGGCCGCGCCCCCGGTCGAGCCGGAATGGGACGATCGTTTTGCGCTTGCTGAACGCGCACCTGCGGAAAGCGCCGAGGGCCATGCCTATCAGCGGCTGCTGGCTGCCATGCGCGCCGAGGCCGATCCGGTGTTTCTGGAAGCTGTACAGTTCGGCTCGATTTCTGAGCGGCTTGCCGACCGGTTTGGCACGCGCGGCCTGCCAGTGACCTTGTCGACGGCCTGCGCTTCTGGCGCCACGGCCATCCAGCTTGGCGTCGAGGCCATTCGCCAGGGCCGTACGGACCGGGCGCTGACGGTGGCGACCGATGGTTCCGTGGGTGCCGAGGCGCTGATCCGCTTCGCGCTGCTCTCGGCGCTGTCCACCCAGAACGATCCGCCGGAAAAGGCATCCAAGCCCTTCAGCAAGGATCGTGACGGTTTCGTTATCGCCGAAGGTGCAGCGACGCTGGTGCTGGAATCGCTCGAAGCCGCCATTGCCCGTGGCGCCAAGGTGCTTGGCATCATGAAGGGCTGTGGCGAAAAGGCCGACCATTTCCACCGCACCCGTTCCTCACCGGATGGCGGCCCGGCCATTGCCACCATCCGCGCAGCACTTGATGATGCCGGTCTTTCCGATGATGGCATCGGCTATATCAATGCGCATGGCACCTCGACGCCGGAAAACGACAAGATGGAATATGGCGCCATGCTGTCGGTGTTTGGTGAGCGGTTGAAGGACCAGATCCCGGTCTCGTCCAACAAGTCGATGATTGGCCACACGCTGACGGCGGCCGGTGCGGTCGAAGCGGTGTTTTCGATCCAGACAATGCTGACCGGCACCCTGCCGCCGACCATCAACTATACCAATCCCGATCCGACCGTGGAGCTGGACGTGGTGCCGAACGTCAAGCGCGACGCACAGGTTTCGGCTGTGCTGTCCAACAGCTTCGGCTTCGGCGGGCAGAATGCCAGCCTTGTCATGACCCTTGAACCTGCCTGA
- a CDS encoding 3-hydroxyacyl-ACP dehydratase FabZ family protein, with protein sequence MLLEYFQMIDKVETVDLSALTLKAQSVVPENSPVFEGHFPGMPLVPGVLLIETMAQASGLLVLAVTKFASMPFLMSVDGAKMRSFVEPNAVLDIEAHLEHEGSGFAVTKAKITSAGKKVADCQLKLRTMSFDEVPLGDIVRSRAEQIGLMAAIAAAS encoded by the coding sequence ATGCTGCTGGAATATTTCCAGATGATCGACAAGGTCGAGACGGTGGATCTGTCTGCCCTGACCTTGAAGGCCCAATCGGTGGTGCCGGAAAATAGCCCCGTCTTTGAAGGGCATTTTCCTGGCATGCCTTTGGTGCCCGGCGTTCTGTTGATCGAAACCATGGCGCAGGCGTCCGGTCTGCTGGTACTGGCGGTGACGAAGTTTGCCTCGATGCCGTTCCTGATGTCGGTAGACGGTGCCAAGATGCGCAGCTTTGTCGAGCCGAACGCGGTTCTGGATATCGAGGCGCATCTGGAGCACGAAGGGTCCGGCTTTGCCGTCACCAAGGCGAAGATCACGTCTGCCGGCAAAAAAGTGGCGGATTGCCAGTTGAAGCTGCGCACGATGTCTTTTGACGAGGTTCCGCTGGGCGATATCGTCCGCAGCCGGGCCGAGCAGATTGGCCTGATGGCGGCGATTGCCGCTGCGAGCTAG
- a CDS encoding carbohydrate porin: MKQGKRTCAVASLATQRGLEYSIHAAKLFCASWLIVLLAIVVPVAAQPALVADVPSNLGNLPDPVYDGPLASIGKSLHDNGIDLRLDYFNIYQSSPTYGFSSTAYGGLIFDVTGHLSPDFRLRLTETFNFPAHNVGGYANVFVGPVRDKSDTDLTRLTFQADFFDDRLLIEAGRMGLVENFLTRGFCDGPACVNSTQGATLHLPEAGLAVWGARAAYKMTPTTTAGFGIVENNTDNWLDGDGWDWEKGSTDGYIAVANIIHEERFIDNPYPLKFEIGAYRRSAAYNDALYDDGPGNPTFSSATPTVITHKNGTNGVYGQVRKVLWSDPNGGPVPKNLAFYGGVFHTLGEGQSYPWEAYAGLEYSGFLPENPLTTVGASIHYIALSEERAQYETNARRVMAGLNQRQSKDTFMFDVHARTGLFGRGVINAGAAYIVNPNTIVPTDFSSKQQKDGFFFYVALAFDLGGSLGLSPRIGP; this comes from the coding sequence TTGAAACAGGGAAAGAGGACGTGTGCCGTCGCCAGTCTGGCGACGCAGAGGGGGCTTGAATACAGTATCCATGCGGCAAAACTGTTTTGTGCGTCATGGTTGATCGTGCTGCTTGCAATCGTCGTCCCGGTGGCGGCCCAGCCTGCTCTGGTTGCCGACGTGCCTTCTAACCTGGGGAACCTTCCCGATCCGGTCTACGATGGCCCTTTGGCGTCCATTGGAAAATCCCTTCATGATAACGGAATCGACCTCAGGTTGGACTATTTCAACATCTACCAGAGCTCACCGACATATGGATTCAGCTCAACTGCCTATGGCGGATTAATCTTTGATGTGACGGGTCATCTGTCGCCTGACTTTCGCTTAAGGCTCACGGAAACGTTTAATTTTCCGGCTCACAATGTCGGTGGCTACGCAAATGTCTTTGTTGGGCCGGTTCGTGACAAGTCCGACACGGATCTCACGCGCTTAACATTCCAGGCGGATTTTTTCGATGATCGTCTCCTGATCGAGGCTGGCCGCATGGGGCTTGTGGAAAATTTCCTGACCAGGGGCTTCTGCGACGGTCCCGCCTGCGTCAACTCCACTCAAGGGGCAACCCTCCATCTCCCGGAGGCTGGGCTTGCCGTTTGGGGGGCGCGGGCCGCATATAAAATGACGCCCACCACAACGGCAGGCTTCGGCATCGTTGAAAACAACACTGACAACTGGCTGGACGGCGATGGTTGGGATTGGGAAAAGGGCAGTACCGACGGCTATATCGCGGTCGCCAACATCATCCATGAAGAGAGGTTCATAGATAACCCTTATCCGTTGAAATTTGAGATCGGTGCTTATCGCCGCTCAGCCGCCTATAATGATGCACTTTACGATGACGGGCCCGGAAATCCGACATTCAGCTCCGCAACGCCAACTGTCATCACCCATAAGAATGGCACCAACGGCGTTTATGGGCAGGTTCGAAAAGTCCTGTGGAGCGATCCTAACGGTGGTCCTGTTCCGAAGAATCTGGCATTCTATGGGGGTGTCTTCCACACCCTCGGCGAAGGCCAGTCCTATCCGTGGGAAGCCTATGCCGGCCTCGAATATTCGGGCTTTCTGCCAGAAAATCCGCTCACCACGGTTGGTGCCTCGATCCACTACATCGCCCTTAGCGAGGAACGCGCCCAATATGAAACAAATGCCCGGCGGGTCATGGCAGGGCTAAATCAGCGCCAGTCGAAGGACACGTTCATGTTTGATGTGCATGCAAGAACGGGACTGTTCGGCAGGGGTGTTATCAACGCCGGTGCCGCTTATATCGTCAATCCGAACACGATCGTTCCGACCGATTTTTCGTCAAAACAACAGAAGGACGGCTTCTTCTTTTATGTGGCATTGGCGTTCGACCTCGGCGGCAGCCTCGGCCTTTCGCCCCGGATAGGGCCGTAA
- a CDS encoding retropepsin-like aspartic protease family protein, producing the protein MKLGGFGIVIGILLAGTAVLLINRDSGQSFGMDNDDFARVVTLLPFALMLSAGIVASRQNLGQNLRFAAAWVLVALILVTGYIYRNDVASVADRVLAGLVPGRAVVTTTGDGQSQLMLQRGSSGHFSATVSINGVDIPMMIDTGASAVVLRAEDATRLGINIEDLTYSVTVSTANGEALASPLRLRQVAIGPVIRENVRALITQPGRMDGSLLGMSFLSTLDSIQIRGDELRLTD; encoded by the coding sequence ATGAAGCTCGGTGGGTTTGGCATTGTCATCGGCATCCTGCTCGCAGGCACTGCGGTTTTGCTCATCAACCGCGATAGCGGCCAGAGCTTCGGCATGGATAATGACGACTTCGCCCGTGTCGTTACCCTCCTGCCTTTCGCGCTGATGCTTTCAGCAGGCATTGTCGCCAGCCGCCAGAACCTGGGCCAGAACCTGCGATTTGCGGCCGCCTGGGTGCTCGTCGCGCTGATCCTTGTCACCGGTTATATCTACCGAAACGATGTCGCTTCCGTCGCTGACCGGGTGCTGGCCGGACTGGTTCCAGGTCGTGCGGTCGTCACCACGACCGGCGATGGCCAAAGCCAACTCATGCTGCAAAGAGGCTCCTCCGGACATTTTTCGGCGACCGTCAGCATTAACGGTGTCGATATCCCAATGATGATCGATACCGGCGCCAGCGCCGTGGTGCTGCGAGCCGAAGATGCCACCAGGCTCGGCATCAATATTGAGGACTTGACCTATAGCGTCACCGTCAGCACCGCCAATGGCGAAGCACTGGCCTCCCCCTTGCGCCTACGGCAGGTGGCCATTGGACCCGTGATCCGGGAAAATGTCCGCGCCCTGATTACCCAGCCGGGCCGAATGGATGGCAGCCTGCTCGGCATGAGTTTTCTATCGACACTAGACAGCATCCAGATCCGCGGCGATGAATTGCGCCTGACGGACTGA
- a CDS encoding diacylglycerol kinase, with amino-acid sequence MNVEDGKPAPFEKKTGFAHLFAATRYSMQGACRLWREAAFRHEVLAFGVGLLLLVLRGAAPVYYLGFLLLMLVLFAVEALNTAIEDVIDRISPEFSIVARNAKDLGSFAVFCLLVANGLYIGWVMFFAG; translated from the coding sequence ATGAATGTAGAAGACGGCAAACCCGCACCCTTCGAGAAAAAGACCGGATTTGCTCATCTTTTCGCCGCTACCCGCTATTCCATGCAGGGCGCGTGCCGCCTTTGGCGCGAGGCCGCGTTTCGTCATGAAGTGCTGGCATTCGGGGTTGGCCTGCTGCTTCTCGTGCTGCGGGGTGCAGCGCCCGTCTATTATCTCGGCTTTTTACTGTTGATGCTGGTACTTTTTGCCGTCGAGGCTTTAAACACCGCCATCGAAGATGTGATCGACCGGATTTCACCGGAATTTTCCATCGTCGCCCGCAATGCGAAGGACCTAGGATCGTTTGCGGTGTTCTGCCTGCTGGTTGCCAACGGGCTCTATATCGGCTGGGTGATGTTTTTCGCTGGCTGA
- the cobT gene encoding nicotinate-nucleotide--dimethylbenzimidazole phosphoribosyltransferase — protein MSVTGLPFDDFRVLLRDLPGPDSHALVAARDRDRQLTKPPGSLGRLEEIAMWLAAWSGRAPAVNRPLVAIFAGNHGVARHGITPFPSSVTQQMVENFAAGGAAINQICVSHDLGLKIFDLALDYPTGDITVEPALSERDCAATMAFGMEAIAGGTDLLCLGEMGIGNTTIAAAINLALYGGAAEDWVGPGTGSQGEMLERKIAVVKQAVEFHRDHLADPLEVMRRLGGREIAAMAGAILAARMERIPVLIDGYVATAAAALLKAANPSALDHCLIGHVSAEPGHLKAIDKLGKTPLLALGMRLGEGTGAALAAGIVKAAAACHAGMATFEQAGVTNAGTH, from the coding sequence ATGAGTGTAACCGGCCTGCCGTTTGACGATTTCCGAGTGCTGCTGCGTGATTTGCCAGGGCCTGACAGCCATGCGCTTGTGGCGGCCCGTGACCGCGACCGTCAATTGACCAAGCCGCCGGGCTCGCTTGGAAGGCTGGAAGAAATCGCCATGTGGCTTGCTGCCTGGAGTGGCCGTGCGCCGGCGGTGAACCGTCCACTGGTGGCAATTTTTGCTGGCAACCATGGCGTGGCCCGGCATGGTATTACGCCGTTTCCGTCCTCCGTCACCCAGCAGATGGTGGAGAATTTCGCAGCCGGTGGGGCGGCGATCAACCAGATCTGCGTATCTCATGATCTCGGACTGAAGATTTTCGATCTGGCGCTGGATTATCCGACTGGAGATATTACCGTCGAGCCAGCCCTTTCGGAGCGTGATTGTGCGGCCACCATGGCCTTCGGCATGGAAGCGATTGCCGGTGGTACGGATCTGCTGTGCCTTGGGGAAATGGGGATTGGCAATACGACCATTGCCGCTGCGATCAACCTGGCGCTTTACGGCGGTGCGGCGGAAGACTGGGTCGGGCCTGGCACCGGCTCACAAGGCGAGATGCTGGAACGCAAGATCGCTGTGGTCAAACAGGCGGTCGAATTTCACCGCGATCACCTTGCCGATCCGCTGGAAGTGATGCGTCGGCTGGGAGGACGCGAAATCGCCGCCATGGCAGGCGCCATTCTTGCAGCGCGAATGGAGCGCATTCCCGTGCTGATCGACGGCTATGTGGCGACGGCCGCCGCCGCCCTGCTGAAAGCGGCCAATCCCTCTGCGCTTGACCATTGCCTGATCGGCCATGTCTCGGCGGAGCCGGGGCATTTGAAGGCCATCGACAAGCTGGGCAAGACGCCGCTTCTGGCGCTTGGCATGCGGCTGGGCGAGGGGACGGGTGCTGCCCTTGCGGCTGGCATCGTCAAGGCGGCTGCGGCCTGTCATGCGGGCATGGCGACCTTCGAACAGGCCGGCGTGACCAATGCCGGCACCCATTGA
- a CDS encoding peptide deformylase, producing the protein MALKILRYPHALLAKPCQTVTAFDDNLISFADALHDAMRAAPGVGITAAHVGELVRLVILDLPELGGRRDYVNPEILSLSQNTLEHDEGSVCMPGMTETVTRPRQITLRYQSLDGTVHEEELEDFAAICMQHEIDQLDGLFWIQRLSRLKRDRLLKKWQKATSSQT; encoded by the coding sequence ATGGCTCTGAAAATCCTGCGATACCCTCATGCTCTACTGGCCAAGCCTTGCCAGACCGTGACGGCGTTTGACGATAACCTGATCAGTTTTGCCGATGCATTGCATGATGCAATGCGCGCCGCGCCCGGCGTCGGCATTACTGCCGCCCATGTGGGCGAGTTGGTGCGCCTGGTCATCCTCGATCTGCCTGAATTGGGTGGACGGCGTGATTACGTCAATCCTGAAATCCTCTCCTTGTCTCAAAACACTCTGGAGCATGATGAAGGGAGTGTCTGCATGCCGGGCATGACCGAGACCGTGACACGGCCGCGCCAGATCACCCTTCGCTACCAGTCGCTGGACGGCACGGTTCACGAAGAAGAGCTTGAGGACTTTGCCGCCATCTGCATGCAGCATGAAATCGACCAGCTCGATGGGCTGTTCTGGATCCAGCGGCTGTCCCGCCTGAAGCGTGATCGGTTGCTGAAGAAATGGCAAAAGGCCACATCGTCCCAAACATGA